From Candidatus Dormiibacterota bacterium, the proteins below share one genomic window:
- the lpxC gene encoding UDP-3-O-acyl-N-acetylglucosamine deacetylase produces the protein MAQKQRTLARPMEVEGVGLHSGRRVRLRVLPAEADSGIVFLRTDEGNAAIPATHRLLNDGNLSTTLSRGALAVATVEHLLSALQGLSIDNVRIELDGPEVPILDGSALPFVTLIRESGVRALGKPRRFLTLTRPVRVKAGEKEILALPDNVFQATYAIDFPHTAIGSQTVTTEVSEHTYADAIAPARTFCLLRDVEAMRSSGLALGGSLDNALVVGDDGVLNGSLRFPDEFARHKVLDLVGDLALLGAPIRAHVIAFKGGHRLHAALVAKIMSTRSAWSLGTSEDRLPAAHLAEFAHLKDSLLPHPVGLAG, from the coding sequence ATGGCGCAGAAGCAGAGAACTCTGGCCCGGCCGATGGAAGTGGAAGGGGTCGGGCTGCACTCCGGCAGACGCGTCCGGCTGCGCGTGCTCCCGGCGGAGGCTGACTCCGGAATCGTCTTCCTCCGCACGGACGAAGGGAACGCCGCAATCCCCGCCACGCACCGTCTTTTGAATGACGGCAATCTCTCGACGACGCTGTCCCGCGGGGCGCTTGCCGTCGCGACGGTCGAGCATCTTCTCTCGGCCCTGCAGGGGCTCTCGATCGACAACGTGCGGATCGAGCTGGATGGTCCCGAAGTGCCGATCCTCGACGGAAGCGCCCTGCCTTTCGTCACGCTGATTCGCGAGTCCGGTGTCCGCGCGCTCGGCAAGCCCCGCCGGTTCCTGACCCTGACCCGGCCGGTGCGTGTCAAGGCGGGGGAGAAGGAGATCCTGGCTCTGCCGGACAACGTCTTCCAGGCGACCTACGCGATCGATTTCCCGCACACCGCGATCGGCTCCCAGACCGTGACGACCGAGGTGAGCGAGCACACCTACGCCGACGCGATCGCCCCCGCGCGCACGTTCTGCCTGCTGCGCGACGTCGAGGCGATGCGCAGCTCCGGCCTGGCGCTGGGGGGATCGCTCGACAACGCTCTCGTGGTCGGCGACGACGGCGTCCTGAACGGCTCGCTGCGCTTCCCCGACGAGTTCGCCCGTCACAAGGTCCTCGATCTGGTCGGCGACTTGGCGCTCCTCGGGGCGCCGATCCGCGCCCACGTGATCGCCTTCAAGGGCGGTCATCGGCTCCACGCCGCCCTGGTCGCCAAGATCATGTCCACGCGATCGGCCTGGTCTCTCGGCACCTCGGAGGACCGGCTGCCGGCCGCGCACCTGGCGGAGTTCGCGCACCTCAAGGACAGCCTGCTGCCGCATCCGGTCGGCCTGGCCGGGTAG
- a CDS encoding DUF4390 domain-containing protein has translation MKASLPALTFWLISGLTAAPAIGSPVLTHLTAESDGDAYKASCRLEGGLTPGVQEEIAAGLATTIEYRLHLYRRRPAFFDQLIVKRRVQCTVRYDTLTQQYTLTRRIDDDLQETKVTDDPAAMREFMTSLQAVPLVKTGTLKAGEDYYLKAKSTLGLVWRFYVIPWPMDTDWERVAIVAGGAKSLGTQP, from the coding sequence ATGAAGGCCAGCCTGCCTGCCCTCACCTTCTGGCTGATCTCCGGCCTGACTGCCGCTCCCGCGATCGGCAGCCCGGTCCTCACCCATCTCACTGCAGAAAGCGACGGTGACGCCTACAAGGCCTCCTGCCGCCTCGAGGGCGGCCTGACACCGGGCGTGCAAGAGGAGATCGCCGCGGGGCTCGCGACCACGATCGAGTACCGACTGCACCTCTACCGGCGCCGTCCGGCATTCTTCGATCAGCTCATCGTGAAGCGCCGCGTCCAGTGCACCGTGCGCTACGACACGCTGACGCAACAATACACCCTGACCCGGCGCATCGACGACGACCTGCAGGAGACGAAGGTCACCGACGATCCGGCCGCGATGCGCGAGTTCATGACGTCGCTCCAGGCGGTGCCGCTGGTGAAGACCGGAACGCTGAAGGCGGGCGAGGACTATTACCTGAAGGCGAAGTCGACTCTCGGCCTCGTCTGGCGCTTCTACGTGATCCCGTGGCCGATGGACACCGACTGGGAGCGCGTCGCGATCGTGGCGGGGGGAGCGAAGAGCCTTGGCACCCAACCCTGA
- a CDS encoding ATP-binding protein produces MAPNPDRRETPASRIRVDRLVWTSVLALLVVFVGGYALLSKATSFSWVYITNKVLLWSLLLINILLILTLLTLLMRNLIKVLVERRRGILGSRFRTKLVFSLLLLWLVPSMIIFWAALHLIQRSVDRWFNEPMDRLTDASQQIVETYYGEAKTRGASFAREVARRLEETGAAHPSARGSVHEALGGLLREYHLDLVALDTGRDPPYVVLDPHVPATGDLQEIPANLRQGALRGEPFIWMSDYRGGMLIRCGHPVRDPPGGEPRAVAIVGIYVPRDLQRLASYVSRSNEDYRQIRAQKVVIKRVYVLVFALITLVVLFSVTWIGLYLARRITEPIQTLLQGTREISSGNLDYRVEVDAGDELGILVESFNRMTSELRAGKETIEKRNLELSASNRELVERRRYIETLLNSVTVGVVSCDRDGRVTTLNQAALRLLELERGPEPVGRPLPALLPPEGREAIEHLIREVFSSRGESAALGLELSIGGRTCTIAASATSLRDETGDPLGAILVLEDLTDLMRAQKIAAWREVARRLAHEIKNPLTPIQLSAERIRKKYAEKARDLDDIVDEGTAAIVREVATLKNLVDEFTRFARLPAPNRVATSLEDVISASLSLYNGVHSRVTIQPVCDAGLPRVLLDPDQMKRVLVNLLDNAVEAMGGQGTVTIEARRDPSGTVRLEVADDGPGIREEDRDRLFLPYFSTKKKGTGLGLAIVHRIVSDHHGRIHVEHNKPRGARFVIELPAPAA; encoded by the coding sequence TTGGCACCCAACCCTGACAGGCGGGAGACGCCGGCCTCGCGCATACGGGTCGACCGACTCGTGTGGACGAGCGTGCTGGCGCTCCTCGTGGTGTTCGTGGGCGGCTACGCCCTTCTGAGCAAGGCGACCAGCTTCTCCTGGGTGTACATCACCAACAAGGTCCTCCTGTGGTCGCTCCTGCTGATCAACATCCTCCTGATTCTGACGCTCCTGACGCTCCTGATGAGAAATCTCATCAAGGTGCTCGTGGAGCGACGTCGCGGGATCCTCGGCTCGCGCTTCCGCACCAAGCTCGTGTTCTCCCTTCTCCTCCTGTGGCTTGTGCCCTCGATGATCATCTTCTGGGCCGCGCTGCACCTCATCCAGAGGAGCGTCGACCGCTGGTTCAACGAGCCGATGGACCGTCTCACCGACGCCTCGCAGCAGATCGTCGAGACGTATTACGGCGAGGCCAAGACGCGGGGAGCCTCGTTCGCCCGCGAGGTGGCCCGGCGGCTGGAGGAGACGGGGGCCGCCCATCCCTCGGCGCGGGGCTCGGTGCACGAAGCGCTCGGCGGCCTCCTGCGCGAGTACCACCTCGACCTGGTGGCGCTCGACACGGGGCGCGATCCGCCCTACGTCGTGCTCGACCCTCACGTGCCGGCCACCGGCGATCTCCAGGAGATTCCCGCCAACCTGCGCCAGGGCGCCCTGCGGGGGGAGCCGTTCATCTGGATGTCCGACTACCGGGGCGGCATGCTGATCCGATGCGGCCATCCGGTGCGCGACCCGCCCGGGGGAGAGCCGCGCGCCGTGGCGATCGTCGGCATCTACGTGCCGCGGGACCTGCAGCGCCTCGCGTCGTACGTGTCGCGCAGCAACGAAGACTATCGACAAATCCGCGCCCAGAAGGTCGTCATCAAGAGGGTGTACGTGCTGGTGTTCGCCCTCATCACCCTCGTCGTGCTCTTCTCGGTGACCTGGATCGGGCTGTACCTGGCGCGGCGGATCACCGAGCCGATCCAGACGCTTTTGCAGGGAACGCGCGAGATCTCCTCAGGCAACCTGGATTACCGCGTCGAGGTCGACGCCGGGGACGAGCTCGGGATCCTGGTGGAGTCGTTCAACCGCATGACCTCGGAGCTCAGGGCCGGCAAGGAGACCATCGAGAAGCGCAACCTCGAGCTGTCGGCCAGCAACCGCGAGCTGGTGGAGCGCAGGCGCTACATCGAGACGCTGCTCAACAGCGTCACCGTGGGCGTCGTGTCGTGCGATCGAGACGGGCGCGTCACCACGCTGAACCAGGCGGCGCTCCGGCTGCTCGAGCTCGAGCGGGGGCCCGAGCCGGTCGGTCGTCCGCTGCCCGCGCTCCTGCCGCCGGAGGGTCGGGAGGCGATCGAACACCTGATCCGCGAGGTGTTCTCCTCGCGCGGCGAGTCGGCGGCCCTCGGGCTCGAGCTGTCGATCGGAGGCAGGACCTGTACCATCGCGGCCAGCGCCACATCGCTCCGGGACGAGACCGGGGATCCCCTCGGGGCCATCCTGGTCCTGGAGGACCTCACCGACCTGATGCGGGCGCAGAAGATCGCCGCCTGGCGGGAGGTGGCCCGGCGGCTGGCGCACGAGATCAAGAACCCGCTCACGCCGATCCAGCTGTCGGCGGAGCGCATCCGCAAGAAATACGCCGAGAAGGCGCGCGATCTCGACGACATCGTGGACGAGGGGACGGCGGCGATCGTGCGCGAGGTCGCGACTCTCAAGAATCTGGTGGACGAGTTCACGCGCTTCGCCCGTCTGCCGGCTCCGAACCGCGTGGCCACGAGCCTCGAGGACGTCATTTCCGCATCGCTGTCGCTTTATAACGGCGTGCATTCGAGGGTGACGATCCAGCCGGTGTGCGACGCGGGGCTGCCCCGGGTCCTGCTCGATCCCGACCAGATGAAGCGCGTCCTGGTCAACCTCCTCGACAATGCCGTGGAGGCGATGGGAGGACAGGGGACGGTCACGATCGAGGCGCGCCGGGACCCTTCCGGCACCGTGCGCCTGGAGGTCGCGGACGACGGCCCCGGGATCCGGGAGGAGGACCGCGACCGGCTGTTCCTGCCCTATTTCTCGACCAAGAAGAAGGGGACGGGGCTCGGCCTCGCCATCGTCCACCGCATCGTCTCCGACCACCACGGACGCATCCACGTCGAGCACAACAAGCCGCGCGGGGCGCGCTTCGTCATCGAGCTGCCGGCCCCGGCGGCCTAG